Proteins co-encoded in one Ruegeria pomeroyi DSS-3 genomic window:
- a CDS encoding ABC transporter permease, translating to MMLVLVALLVWGAAWWLNTRLAEGPQAGTRPVRLAVPLIFGATILVVWELVVRGLEVPLVILPAPSLIAARFAGSLPILWADFVQTFVKGALSGYLIGCGAAFVMAVAVDRSEFLRLGLLPVGNFVAALPIVGTAPILVMWFGFDWQSKAAVVVVMVFFPMLVNTVAGLRETTAMQRDLMETYAASYWQSFFKLRLPAAMPFIFNGLKISTTLALIGAIVAEFFGSPTLGMGFRISTSVGQLALDMVWAEIVVAALAGTLFYGLVALIEHHVTFWHPSQRR from the coding sequence ATGATGCTGGTTCTGGTGGCCTTGCTCGTCTGGGGCGCGGCCTGGTGGTTGAATACCCGTCTGGCCGAGGGGCCGCAGGCCGGGACCCGCCCGGTGCGGCTGGCGGTGCCGCTGATCTTTGGCGCCACGATCCTGGTGGTGTGGGAACTGGTGGTGCGGGGGCTGGAGGTGCCGCTGGTGATCCTGCCCGCGCCCTCGCTGATCGCGGCGCGGTTTGCGGGCAGCCTGCCGATCCTCTGGGCCGATTTCGTACAAACCTTTGTCAAGGGCGCGCTGAGCGGCTATCTGATCGGCTGCGGTGCGGCGTTCGTGATGGCGGTGGCGGTAGACCGGTCCGAATTCCTGCGGCTGGGCCTTCTGCCGGTGGGCAATTTCGTGGCAGCCTTGCCGATTGTCGGCACCGCGCCGATCCTGGTGATGTGGTTCGGCTTTGACTGGCAGTCAAAGGCCGCCGTGGTGGTGGTGATGGTGTTCTTTCCGATGCTGGTCAACACCGTGGCGGGCCTGCGTGAGACCACCGCGATGCAGCGCGACCTGATGGAGACCTATGCCGCCAGTTATTGGCAGAGCTTCTTCAAGCTGCGGCTGCCGGCGGCGATGCCCTTTATCTTCAACGGGCTCAAGATCTCGACCACGCTGGCCCTGATCGGGGCGATCGTGGCCGAATTCTTTGGCTCGCCGACGCTTGGCATGGGGTTCCGCATCTCGACCAGTGTCGGGCAGCTGGCACTGGACATGGTCTGGGCCGAAATCGTTGTGGCGGCGCTGGCCGGGACGCTGTTCTATGGTCTGGTGGCGCTGATCGAACATCATGTCACCTTTTGGCACCCTTCCCAAAGGCGTTAG
- a CDS encoding ABC transporter substrate-binding protein encodes MKKLMNGAALALALAAGPALAADEVKLQLQWVTQAQFAGYYVALDKGFYDEEGLDVTILPGGPDIAPPQVLAGGGADAMLNWMPSALAAREKGLPVVNIAQPFKSSGLMLTCWKDTGITGPQDFKGKTIGVWFFGNEYPFLSWMSQEGISTDGGADGVTVLKQGFNVDPLLQRQADCISTMTYNEYGQVLDAGVSEDELVTFKYEDMGVATLEDGIYVLEDNLKDEAFKDKMTRFVRASMKGWKYAEANPDEAAGIVLDNDATGAQTEAHQVRMMGEIAKLTAGSNGALDPADFDRTVGTLLAGGSDPVITKTPEGAWTHEITDAALK; translated from the coding sequence ATGAAGAAACTGATGAATGGTGCGGCGCTAGCCCTGGCCCTGGCGGCTGGTCCGGCTCTGGCGGCTGACGAGGTCAAGCTGCAGCTGCAATGGGTGACCCAGGCGCAGTTCGCCGGCTATTATGTGGCCCTGGACAAGGGGTTCTATGACGAAGAGGGGCTGGACGTGACCATCCTGCCCGGCGGTCCCGACATCGCCCCGCCGCAGGTGCTGGCCGGTGGTGGCGCCGATGCGATGCTGAACTGGATGCCCTCGGCGCTGGCGGCGCGGGAAAAGGGCCTGCCGGTAGTGAACATCGCCCAGCCCTTCAAATCCTCTGGCCTGATGCTGACCTGCTGGAAGGATACCGGCATCACCGGGCCGCAGGATTTCAAGGGCAAGACCATCGGCGTCTGGTTCTTTGGCAATGAATACCCGTTCCTGAGCTGGATGAGCCAGGAGGGGATCAGCACCGACGGCGGCGCCGACGGGGTGACCGTGCTGAAACAGGGTTTCAACGTCGATCCGCTGCTGCAGCGCCAGGCCGATTGCATCTCGACCATGACCTATAACGAATATGGTCAGGTGCTTGATGCCGGTGTCAGCGAGGACGAGCTGGTGACCTTCAAATACGAGGATATGGGCGTCGCCACGCTGGAAGACGGCATCTATGTGCTTGAAGACAACCTCAAGGACGAGGCCTTCAAGGACAAGATGACCCGCTTTGTGCGGGCCTCGATGAAGGGCTGGAAATATGCCGAGGCCAACCCGGACGAGGCTGCGGGCATCGTTCTGGACAATGACGCCACCGGTGCCCAGACCGAGGCGCATCAGGTCCGCATGATGGGCGAGATCGCCAAGCTGACCGCCGGCTCGAACGGCGCGCTGGACCCGGCCGATTTCGACCGCACGGTCGGTACGCTGCTGGCGGGTGGCTCTGATCCGGTGATCACCAAAACACCCGAAGGGGCCTGGACGCATGAGATCACCGATGCGGCGCTGAAGTAA
- a CDS encoding ABC transporter permease, whose product MQSFAQEMQAAFTLILAGDSELLGIVALSLRVSLLAVLFAALIGMPLGAALAVGRFPGRRALVVLVNALMGLPPVVVGLLVYLMLSRSGPLGVLQLLYTPTAMIIAQVVLVTPIIAALTRQVVEMLDAEYAEQMRSLGLSRLATVPVLLWDGRVALLTAVLAGFGRAIAEVGAVIIVGGNINHVTRVMTTAIALETSKGNLALALALGAVLIGIAIAVNALVSLLGARSRAEVMAHA is encoded by the coding sequence ATGCAAAGTTTTGCGCAAGAAATGCAAGCTGCGTTTACCTTGATCCTGGCCGGTGATTCCGAACTGCTGGGCATTGTCGCTTTGTCGTTGCGGGTGTCGCTGCTTGCGGTTCTGTTTGCGGCGCTGATCGGTATGCCGCTGGGCGCGGCGCTGGCGGTGGGACGCTTCCCGGGTCGGCGCGCGCTGGTGGTTCTGGTCAATGCGCTGATGGGGCTGCCGCCGGTGGTGGTGGGGCTGCTTGTCTATCTGATGCTGTCGCGCTCGGGCCCGCTTGGGGTGTTGCAACTGCTCTACACGCCAACCGCGATGATCATTGCGCAGGTGGTGCTGGTCACCCCGATCATCGCCGCTCTGACCCGGCAGGTGGTCGAGATGCTGGATGCCGAATATGCCGAACAGATGCGCAGCCTGGGCCTGTCGCGGCTGGCCACGGTGCCGGTGCTGTTGTGGGACGGGCGGGTGGCCCTGCTGACCGCAGTTCTGGCCGGGTTCGGCCGCGCCATTGCCGAAGTGGGCGCGGTGATCATCGTCGGGGGCAATATCAACCATGTGACGCGGGTGATGACCACCGCCATCGCGCTTGAGACCTCCAAGGGCAATCTGGCACTGGCGCTGGCGCTTGGGGCGGTGCTGATCGGTATCGCCATCGCGGTCAATGCGCTGGTCAGCCTGCTGGGCGCGCGCAGCCGGGCCGAGGTGATGGCCCATGCGTGA
- a CDS encoding ATP-binding cassette domain-containing protein, whose protein sequence is MRDLVEESGLMIEAQGLRIARGGQRLLDVAHLRLGGPGPTVILGPNGAGKSLLLRCLHGLIGADVGAVRQNGRPLDGDERARQAMVFQRPVMLRRSVAGNLDFVLRRRGLARRQRQDRIADLLAEGGLQSRGGQSARSLSVGEAQRLAILRALATEPEVLFLDEPTSALDPGATQAIEALVLRASTRGVRIVMVTHDIGQARRLAADVVVMMGGQVVEQGPAAQVLDDPANGAVRRFLAGELIF, encoded by the coding sequence ATGCGTGACCTGGTCGAGGAAAGCGGGCTGATGATCGAGGCGCAGGGCCTGCGTATCGCGCGCGGCGGTCAGCGCCTGCTGGATGTGGCGCATCTGCGGTTGGGCGGGCCGGGGCCGACCGTGATCCTGGGGCCGAACGGGGCGGGCAAGAGCCTGCTGTTGCGCTGCCTGCACGGGCTGATCGGGGCCGATGTCGGCGCCGTGCGGCAGAACGGGCGCCCGCTAGACGGTGACGAGCGGGCGCGCCAGGCCATGGTGTTCCAGCGACCTGTGATGCTGCGCCGCTCGGTGGCGGGCAATCTCGATTTCGTCCTGCGCCGCCGGGGTCTGGCCCGTCGGCAGCGCCAGGACCGGATCGCGGATCTGCTGGCGGAGGGCGGCTTGCAGTCGCGAGGCGGGCAGAGTGCGCGCTCGCTCTCGGTGGGCGAGGCGCAGCGGTTGGCGATCCTGCGCGCGCTGGCGACCGAGCCCGAGGTGCTGTTTCTGGACGAGCCCACCAGCGCGCTTGACCCGGGTGCGACCCAGGCGATCGAGGCGTTGGTGCTGCGCGCCAGCACCCGGGGCGTGCGGATCGTGATGGTGACCCATGATATCGGCCAGGCCCGTCGGCTGGCGGCGGATGTGGTGGTGATGATGGGCGGGCAGGTGGTCGAACAAGGCCCCGCCGCGCAGGTGCTGGACGACCCGGCCAATGGCGCGGTGCGCCGTTTCCTGGCCGGAGAGCTGATTTTCTGA
- a CDS encoding extracellular solute-binding protein: protein MIGSVFRMGALVLGLMAGSLAQAGDFIVVQSTTSTQNSGLLDHILPAFEAETGIEVRVVAVGTGQAIRNAANGDGDVLLVHAKAAEEKFVAEGWGVERFDVMYNDFVLVGPASDPAGVRGGSDIVAALSAIAGAEAPFASRGDDSGTHKAELRHWASAGIDVSAASGGWYRETGSGMGATLNLAAGMGAYALSDRATWIAFGNKGDLVVAVEGDARLFNQYGVILVNPAKHPGVKAEAGQRFIDWLTGDEGQAAIAGYTLDGQQLFFPNAK from the coding sequence ATGATCGGAAGTGTTTTCCGCATGGGCGCGCTTGTGCTTGGCCTGATGGCGGGCTCGCTGGCACAGGCGGGTGACTTCATCGTGGTACAATCCACAACCTCGACCCAGAACTCGGGCCTGCTGGATCATATCCTGCCCGCGTTTGAGGCCGAGACCGGCATCGAGGTGCGGGTGGTCGCGGTGGGCACCGGCCAGGCGATCCGCAATGCGGCCAATGGCGATGGCGACGTGCTGCTGGTTCATGCCAAGGCGGCGGAAGAGAAATTCGTGGCCGAGGGCTGGGGCGTCGAACGCTTCGATGTCATGTATAACGACTTCGTGCTGGTCGGCCCGGCCTCGGATCCGGCGGGGGTGCGCGGTGGCAGCGATATCGTTGCGGCGCTGAGCGCGATTGCCGGGGCCGAAGCGCCCTTTGCCTCGCGCGGAGATGACAGCGGCACCCACAAGGCCGAGCTGCGCCACTGGGCCAGCGCGGGTATCGATGTGAGCGCCGCCTCGGGCGGGTGGTATCGCGAGACCGGCTCGGGCATGGGGGCGACGCTGAACCTGGCGGCCGGCATGGGTGCCTATGCGCTGAGCGACCGCGCTACCTGGATCGCCTTTGGCAACAAGGGCGATCTGGTGGTGGCGGTCGAGGGCGACGCACGGCTGTTCAACCAGTATGGCGTGATCCTGGTCAACCCAGCCAAACACCCCGGCGTCAAGGCCGAAGCAGGGCAGCGGTTCATCGACTGGCTGACCGGTGACGAGGGGCAGGCGGCGATTGCGGGCTATACGCTGGACGGCCAACAGCTGTTCTTTCCCAACGCCAAGTGA
- a CDS encoding helix-turn-helix transcriptional regulator, producing MAEFLTTRELADLLRIGERKAYDLAASGEVPHVRAMGKLLFPRAEVLAWLNASRAGPRVAEPPLPPILAGSHDPLLDWALRESGAGLATYYDGSFDGLTRLKERKAQAAALHIREADGFNTASLRDALGEAPVVLIEIARRQRGLLLAPGVSGITGLADLRGRRVAMRQSSAASQHLFLAELENLGITPADLAPDPACARTEEDLAMLLQSGKAEAGFGLGALASPHGLGFLPTHEERFDLAIWRRAAFDPPMTRLMSFLRGPAFATRATEMGGYDLSGLGTVHHNGASG from the coding sequence ATGGCCGAGTTCCTGACCACCCGAGAGCTGGCCGATCTGCTCAGGATCGGCGAGCGCAAGGCCTATGACCTCGCCGCCTCGGGCGAGGTGCCGCATGTGCGCGCCATGGGCAAGCTGCTGTTTCCCCGGGCCGAGGTGCTGGCCTGGCTCAATGCCTCGCGCGCGGGGCCGCGGGTGGCCGAGCCGCCCCTGCCCCCGATCCTGGCGGGCAGCCACGATCCGCTGCTCGACTGGGCGCTGCGAGAGAGCGGCGCGGGGCTGGCCACCTATTATGACGGCTCGTTCGACGGGCTGACCCGGCTGAAGGAGCGCAAGGCGCAGGCCGCCGCGCTGCATATCCGCGAGGCAGACGGGTTCAACACCGCCTCGCTGCGCGACGCGCTGGGAGAGGCGCCGGTGGTGCTGATCGAGATCGCGCGACGTCAGCGTGGGCTGCTGCTGGCCCCGGGGGTCAGCGGTATCACCGGACTGGCCGATCTGCGCGGGCGCCGGGTGGCGATGCGCCAGTCCAGCGCCGCCAGCCAGCACCTGTTCCTTGCTGAACTGGAGAACCTGGGGATCACCCCCGCCGATCTTGCCCCCGACCCCGCCTGCGCCCGAACCGAAGAGGATCTGGCCATGCTGCTGCAATCGGGCAAGGCCGAGGCGGGGTTCGGCCTGGGCGCGCTGGCCTCTCCGCACGGGCTGGGCTTCCTGCCCACCCATGAGGAACGCTTCGATCTGGCGATCTGGCGACGCGCCGCGTTCGACCCGCCGATGACGCGCCTGATGAGCTTCCTGCGCGGCCCCGCCTTCGCGACCCGCGCCACCGAGATGGGGGGCTATGACCTCAGCGGCCTTGGCACCGTGCATCACAACGGCGCCAGCGGCTGA
- a CDS encoding c-type cytochrome — protein sequence MRALALALLLWPACAAAEFFTLKGHGGPVMGIAVGPEGQIATASFDNSVGLWTGRAPHWFEGHEAAVNTVAFQGGVLYSAGDDFTLRRWPEGTILGRHKGKITGLALSETLAATASWDGTIGLWPLDSRAPRSLDAASGVNAVAFSPDGTLLYSAGMDGVLRLWDVASGSELRQITRHGFGINEIVLNDADGWLAYGAVDGVTRILDLATGAERDFTLDRRPVLALALSPDRSQLAVGDGEGYIMVIDTASWRIARDFRATLRGPVWALAFSPDGANIHAGGIDDTMYSWPVASLSEHGKMASGERSFLKDPDQMDNGERQFARKCSICHALTPEGGRRAGPTLYRVFGRRAGTLPGYLYSDTLAGSDIVWTEESINSLFDLGPDHYIPGSKMPMQRITGAQDRADLIAYLRRATLAKESP from the coding sequence ATGCGCGCGCTGGCGCTGGCGCTGCTGCTCTGGCCCGCCTGCGCGGCGGCAGAGTTCTTCACCCTCAAGGGGCACGGCGGGCCGGTGATGGGCATTGCCGTCGGCCCGGAGGGGCAGATCGCCACCGCCAGTTTCGACAATTCCGTGGGGCTGTGGACCGGGCGGGCGCCGCATTGGTTCGAAGGGCACGAGGCCGCCGTCAATACGGTGGCGTTTCAGGGTGGCGTGCTCTACTCGGCAGGCGACGATTTCACCCTGCGCCGCTGGCCCGAAGGCACCATCCTGGGCCGCCACAAGGGCAAGATCACCGGTCTTGCCCTGTCGGAGACCCTCGCCGCCACCGCCAGCTGGGACGGAACCATCGGCCTCTGGCCGCTGGACAGCAGGGCACCGCGCAGCCTTGATGCCGCCAGCGGGGTCAACGCGGTCGCCTTTTCTCCCGATGGTACGCTGCTTTACTCTGCCGGCATGGATGGCGTGCTGCGGCTATGGGATGTCGCGAGCGGCAGCGAATTGCGCCAGATCACCCGGCACGGGTTCGGCATCAACGAGATCGTACTGAATGACGCAGACGGCTGGCTGGCCTATGGCGCGGTCGATGGGGTGACGCGGATTCTCGACCTTGCCACCGGGGCCGAGCGCGACTTTACCCTCGACCGTCGCCCGGTTCTGGCGCTGGCGCTCAGCCCCGATCGCAGCCAGCTCGCGGTGGGCGATGGCGAAGGCTATATCATGGTGATCGACACCGCCAGCTGGCGCATCGCCCGCGACTTCCGCGCCACCCTGCGCGGGCCGGTCTGGGCGCTGGCCTTTTCGCCGGATGGCGCGAATATCCATGCAGGCGGCATCGACGACACCATGTACAGCTGGCCGGTGGCCTCACTCTCGGAACATGGCAAGATGGCGAGCGGCGAGCGCAGCTTTCTGAAGGACCCCGACCAGATGGACAATGGCGAGCGCCAGTTTGCCCGCAAATGCTCGATCTGCCACGCGCTGACGCCCGAGGGCGGGCGGCGCGCCGGGCCGACGCTGTACCGGGTCTTTGGCCGCCGCGCCGGCACCCTGCCCGGCTATCTCTATTCCGACACGCTGGCGGGTTCGGATATCGTCTGGACCGAGGAGAGCATCAATTCGCTTTTCGATCTGGGCCCGGACCATTACATTCCGGGGTCAAAGATGCCCATGCAACGGATCACCGGCGCCCAGGACCGCGCCGACCTGATCGCCTATCTGCGCCGGGCCACCCTGGCAAAGGAGTCCCCATGA